The Zingiber officinale cultivar Zhangliang chromosome 2A, Zo_v1.1, whole genome shotgun sequence genomic sequence AACATCTCGAATGTATATTTATTGGTTGCAGTTCAATAATGAAGAGTATACTGCTTCTAAATTGGATATTACATTTTTCTAGTAAAAGAGGATAAGTAATCCGCAAGATGCTAACCTTGGGggggaaattaatttttttatgttttatttctatGTGCAGCAATTTCTGACAAACGGCTGAGGAACAATAATGACTTTGTGTGGGCTATAGATACCTTGCTTACAGGCAGGTTCATCATCGACCTTGAATTCCTTGACCTGAAGATTTTAACTCCATCAGTAAGCAGATTCTGTTATGTGTTGATATGATACTTCTATAAATCCATCAGTGATTAAGAGGAATAACATATAATTGTTAGTGACAAGGAAAAATCTTATTACTGAATTTTGCAAAGAAACCTGCAAAATGGTACTCTCTGAAACATTTATCATTTCCTAAATTTGTTTTCTTGTGTTTCAGGGTGATAAGACTACCTCCATCTGGACGGATCAGCAGGCTAATAAGAACAGAGGTGCCGCGACCCTCAATTCATTTAGTAGGATGCTAACTGAGGGTGTCCACACAGATATCAGAATCAATGTCACTGATAATCTCATTGATAGAAGTATTGGTGCACACAGAGCGGTCCTGGCCACAAGGTCTCCTGTTTTCCGCAGCATGTTTTCTCATGACCTAAAAGAGAAAGAACTTTCGATCATCGACATCTCTGACATGTCTTTCGCCGCTTGCCAGGCCTTCCTCAACTACATTTATGGTAACTTTAGGTCCGATGAATTCCTAGTTCATCGTGTTGCCCTCCTAAGAGCCGCTGACAAGTACGATATATCTGACCTAAAGGAAGTGTGCGAAGAAAGCCTTGCAGATGACATTGATACTGGCAATGTGCTTGAAAGGCTCCAAGTTGCCCATCTCCACCACTTACCTAAGCTGAAGAGCAGCTGCTTGATATACCTGGTGAAGTTTGGAAAACTCTACGAGATTACTGAAGACATCAATGTCTTTATGCAGAATGGTGATAGAGAACTTATAGTTGAAGTGTTTAAGGAGGTTCTTGCTGCATGGAATGGCCTTTAAAAGTTACAATTAATTCACAGTGGTTATTCTCATGCATGCGATTAAGAGAACAATGTACGGGATTTTATGATTTATCacgatttttaaagatttttttttatatatacaaaaTGGTATATCTTGATTAGGAAAATGTAAATGCCTGTGACACAGTAAATTTGTGCAATATCTCCTggtcaggttgactaagcttgagttggctcaagcttaagtcttgatgtttgggtttcgatgtttgacaatatagggAGATTACATATGTGATCGTCCAattggaaaaattattggagtaATTCTCCTCTGGTTTGACCAGTatgatgtgaagaaaagtcaagtaagttaaagggttgaccggatatttgactgggaaagttctagctggaggttaggcagtgtgaaagtcctgatgagtaaagtcaggcagatgaaaagtcctagtgagtgaagctaggtaggtggaaagacctagtgagtgaagtcaagcacgtaaagatccaggtgggtcaagattgaccggacacttggtgttgggaagcccaagtaggtcaaaggattgaccggacatctagtggaagtccaagtgggttatggaggaccggacacttggcataagaaaattcagatgggtcaagggtgaccgaacacctggtggaagtccaagtgagccatggaggatcggacacttgtcacgagacggtaagtccaagtgggccaaggttaaccgaacacttggcacgaggagtaaaatctaagtgggtcaaaggattgaccggacacttggtgaagaagtcccagtaggtcaagattgacagaatgctaggcatgaggagttccaacaggtcacggttgaccggatgttggaattgAGGATCCTATACTTGATTTAAGCAAGTCAAAAGGAGGTCAAttgatcaaccaattgattggaccgtagtccaattgatcagttgatcaattggttGTGTGTGCAAGTGAAGgctggtccaatcgatcagtcgattgattgggcaccgccaatcgatcggtcgatcgattggggagccggAAATCACGCGAGTCGCAATAAAGgctgaatcaatcagttgatcgattcagaccTTCTCCAGCagagcatagaggcactctgaatcgatcatcctATCGGTTCaaggctccccaatcgattgatcaatcaattAGGATGTGACCGTTGCGAAGAAAGCGTCGAGTTTAAAGTCGTCTTCCTCACAACACCTCGGTATCTCTCTACGCTCTCCTCTCTCATGATTCTCACATGTTCTCGCTAGtttttgaagattcttggagaaaagtgttgttgcacttccaaggtcaagaagtGTTCTACAcaagcaagaagaaaagtaatctagggtttcttcattgtaaatcttgtaagatttgagaTTGCATTAGCTTGTATTTATTTCTTCTTGTATATCTTTGTGTGTGAATTTGTACAAGGCTTTTCAGCCTCCGGTAGTTATCGAGAAAAAgttatttcatagtggatgagtgagtgagggtcggatccttggattaatcacctcttcttaaggtggataccaagtaaatcccctgtgttagcattgtgagagttgcttgagtgttttccgctgcaacaacatcatcaaagcaagcaattggagcgcgatgagctattcaccccgccCCCTAGCATCAATCGACcctaataagtggtattagagtaaggtcgctcttcaccggaatcatcgtcggaaaggACAACAagttagagggagaagaagttgaagcaaatttcaacaagtcaaagatttcataaaggctcaacttcaagatggatttccgagatggattcggattcgacacaagggtgtctccaccattcacaataacAAGCTTCGatttttggaaatcaagaatcgaaaatttctttatgatggagatagagtaatggtttgctctaatggaagactttgaagctccaagagattcaaaaggcaaaattctcaagaaaagtaaattgagccaagagcaaattcaaataaGCGgagccaatgacaaagtgaccaaagtaTTGGTCAACATATTGTCGAGCAACATTTTGAAGCaaataggagaatttgaagataccaaggaactatggagcaaattggctaaactCCATAAGgtaccctccactgtaccaaatcaagaagaatccaaagagggtaactcattagatcaagatcaagaggactccgaagttgaaatatgctcaacttctgaagaagaagtccaagaagcttcatccttaaaggagtgcaaccaaaagagcaaagagggagcatactctttatttcatgtacaagaggataaagatgaagaagcctccacctctaggattgagaagGAGCGTCATTCagtgacaccggagcaagaagaggcttctacctccgggtcaaatgaaaaagaagaagatggtgcctcctccacaaataaaaaaaaaaatcaaatggaggatcatgtgtcacccctacaagcaaaggtataacaattttaattgttaataataaaaatcatatcatttattttaagtgtagggaaagagggcattacaaaagtaagtgtcCTAAGTTTActaagaaaaagggtcaagtggtACTAAAGGCTAAGGAAAAGCCTAAGGAGGGCATCCCtgtgacaaagaagagcaaggaacacattgtgtgtttcttgtgcaatcaaagagtatattatcggagccaatgttcTAAGGGGAAGAAACCGGCCAAAgccaaaggaggaagctcaagttaagggagagcttccaaggtaaaattcaaggtatcattcattgaacctattcctttgactcatgataaaaaatatgctagaaataatttatatcattttaatgctatttatcatgaaaataggaagcatgatagaattaaggaaaatcatgtggtctatcatgctaaaaccactcaatctaaggctagaaaaatagataacaaattaggcaataactctaagattTTAGATATAGGCCTAAAACAAAAAATACTCaaaggaatcaagaaaaatcaaaatctaaggatctAAGGTTGGAAAATCAaatcttgagatcaaggcttgataaattagaaaagatcctaaagaaaatgaaaaatatttttaagggtcaaaatgagcataacctaggtttagaaacacAAAATTCATCCTATGCCCATagaagtttgggatacaaacctaaggctaagaagaatGTGGCTTCATACCATAtgattccatataattatggaaccaaccctagatctaggagtcaagtcaaaaatacaagagaagttatccctagaagtatttttggaaaaactaatgtgactaagacttctaagaagtcaaagaaagtcaccaagaaggtcataagggaagttatccctagagttgacctagagaaagctactaaggcttctaaaaagcctagaaaggtcattaggaaggtatctagggagattatccctagtgagtacctaggatatccaaggagcaccaatagattttgggttccgagGAGCATATTCTTTAtgccctagatgggtttagagagtgttaactctaaatgggtagggtggttagcccaaccttgataaagttggcactttgaggcattttcaaggtttttgttaacctttgaaaatgaaaagaattaattgattactctttggaagagtaaaatgtgccaaaatttgaggaatttgacttaattttatttggcacaaatgaggaaaatcaaaagaaatgtcaattgggttttgacattttcttgagaaaatgaggataaatctaggatcaattttaggtttagctaagaattaaggatacttagatagaatatctaggtatattttatttatgctaaattgtcatgctttgtttgctcatcatatgccatgacatcatatgttgcattcatgtttcttatgaaaaacaaacaaaaatatcatgttatgtcatacatacatcatgtagcaatagtatattttcttttgaaaattatttctttttgatgtatgtcataagtcatcatgcatcattttagtTTCCTTGTAAATAAAGATAGtggcatttactaacaagtgacatcctaggtggatgttcttaattcctaaaatgcctagatagatatgcatgatccctagtttagggcaaaaccaaaatctatatCTCATAAAgaccataaggtgacttatatgtgttttagtgcacatcagatacaagtgagatgctaggatgatgaacaagactcaagatgttaatttaatgcatctatttgagtttttatttcatctaaacacatagttatgtgtattccaatcattgggaaaactaatgtacaagtcatgtgtattgagcccaaagaacatgattggaaattggtttttaaaattattttaaatatgctttagaaaatcttggtgaaggctatcttttgatagtaattatcattgaaaagttagacaaaaacttggaagaaacattgaagtttttacaagatttcaaatttgtgtcaatctttaaaaatatgaagtattttcttagaaaattatttttccttgatagtatataccctaaataatgtctacaagaagtctcatgatttttataattttgtagaatttttaaaacatttctgAATTTTggctgaaattggatttcagaaattcagaaacccaatcgatcagtcgatcgattggacaggctcaattgatcaaccgatcgttTGAGAAAGGGGATTTTCGCGAGCTAAAGcccgctgaatcgatcaaccgatcgattcaaccctggctagatcgatcagtcgatcgattcaaaggtATTTTACGTGAACAAAACGTCGCGAAATCTTTAAACCACGTTTAGTCTTTTTTACCACTCCTAAccccttgaaatatattttaagggTAGTTTTATGATGGGAACAAGGAGAAATGATTAAGGAACACTAGATTGAAGTTTAGTTTGAGATTTGCGTTCAAATATTGAtacttgaacctcaaaacttcagttttggggttttctaaaggtttagggactccaagtcattgttggtgcaatgacagaaattTGAAGTATGTCTTTAGAGAGagttactctttaaagacatgaaaattaattttttcaaacaccttggaaggtggttaatctTCTTTAGAGTAAatactcaaggttgagcattgaaaaataatggagagtgaataTCTTCATTGTTAAGTTgtgaatgctcaaggatgagcattatgaagtggattaatgctcaagggtgagcattagctacaatgaagggtatgagaccttcattgttggaacgATGAATGATTTAGGATGAGCATTTTAAAGaggtttaatgctcaagggtgagcattggatacaatgaagagtatgagaccttcattgtagtaTTGtaaacaacatgtgaggttgcgcacaacgttgagtaacttttcagggggagagtcttttatgtgtgccaatatggggagaatgtagagtttaagttaggtctttgtCCCTCTAGGAAAGTTTAGGGGAAAATGTAGGGTCTAAATTATGCTTTCATTatccaaagggggagtttgccctctaggaaagagagagaattaatgaaaccctcattcatacattgacatgaagaaaaagttgagactatgagattagtctaacttaaagcTATTGTCAAACAttcaaaagagggagattgttggtgcaatatctcatgggtcaggttgaccaggttgactaagcttgaattggctcaaacttgagttttgatgtttgggttccgatatttgacaatacagggAGATTGTAGATGCGATCGTCTgattagggagattgttggaacaattCCTCTTTAGTCAAATTTTGGCCCAGTctgatgtgaagaaaagtcaagtaggtcaaagggttgactggatacttgactgggaaagtcctaactggaggttaggcggtgtgaaagtcctagtgagtgaagtcagacagatagaaagtcttggtgagtaaaacCAGACAGATGAaatgtcctagtgagtgaagctaggcagatggaaagacctgtgagtgaagctagacacatggagatccaggtgggtcaaggttgacaagacACCTGGTGTTGCGAAGCCCAAGTAAGTCAAatgattgactagatacttggcacgaggaaatctagatgggtcaagggtaatgggatatctggtggaagtccatgTGGGTCATGTTGGACCGGACATttagcacgagacggtaagtccaagtgggtcaaggttgatcgaacacttggcatgaggcttaaagtccaagtgggttaaaggattgatcggacactttgTGAAGAAGTTCCGGTagatcaagattgaccggatgctagacatgaGGAGTTCTAATAGGTCACGATTGATtggatgttggaattggggatcctagacttgatttaagcaagtcaaagggaggtcaatcgatcaaccaatcgattggaccgtagtccaatcggttagtcgatcgattggttgTGTGCGCGAGTGAAGgctagcccaatcgatcaaccaatcgattgggaagcgaaaTCGCGACCACAGAGGAGCTcctaattgatcagtcgatcgattagggaGCCAAAAATCGCAGCGAtaaagtctgaatcgatcagttgatcgatttagACTTCCGccagcagagcacagaggcgctcggaatcgatcatccgatcgattcaagtttccccaatcgattgatcaaccGATTGAGATGTGACCGTTGCGAAGGAAGCATTGAGTTTAAAGTCGTCTTCCTCGCAGCGCCTCAGTATCTCTCTACGCTCTCTTCTCTCATAATTCTCACAAGttctcgccagttcttgaagcttatTGGGGAAAAGTGTTGAtgtacttccaaggtcaagaggcgtttcacacaagcaagaagaaaaataagttaaggtttcttcattgtaaatcttgtaagatttgagattgtattaacttgtatttcgttcttcttatatatctttgtgtgtgagtttgtacaagacTTCTTCGCCTCCGGTCGTTACCAAGAAGGAattatttcatagtggatgagtaaGTGAGGGccggatccttgaattagtcatctcttcttgaggtggataccaagtaaatcccctaTGTTAGCATTGTGAGAATTACTTGAATGTTTTCCACtacaacaacatcatcaaagtAAACAACTGGAGCGCGAGTCCAATATATTCATTAATTGCATCTATGTTGGTTTAGATTCCATATAGTATTGTGATTTACATTCTTTGTTTTACCTCTTGTAAATATAATCTGATATAAAATCTTCATTTCTCTTTTCAGGACTTTGTACCAAGACTAACATTCGAGTGGTGTTCTAACGGCCAGACCCAATCCTGACGATCCATTGGTTCCTGATATCGCTCCCATTTACAGGACCGATACAGCCAAGTATGAATCAACTGCAAGATCATGCATGGACTCAGAACTATGCCATGGGTTAGAGGCT encodes the following:
- the LOC122041506 gene encoding BTB/POZ domain-containing protein At1g55760-like isoform X1, with translation MSDDCAYRVETTSRLAQWRIDALSSYSYRRSDLFKIGLWNWYLAIEKSKQLYVKLYPENSSLTRENPPIASFNIKVVFPLTPNRQTLIHPAISDKRLRNNNDFVWAIDTLLTGRFIIDLEFLDLKILTPSGDKTTSIWTDQQANKNRGAATLNSFSRMLTEGVHTDIRINVTDNLIDRSIGAHRAVLATRSPVFRSMFSHDLKEKELSIIDISDMSFAACQAFLNYIYGNFRSDEFLVHRVALLRAADKYDISDLKEVCEESLADDIDTGNVLERLQVAHLHHLPKLKSSCLIYLVKFGKLYEITEDINVFMQNGDRELIVEVFKEVLAAWNGL
- the LOC122041506 gene encoding BTB/POZ domain-containing protein At1g55760-like isoform X2; translation: MSDDCAYRVETTSRLAQWRIDALSSYSYRRYLAIEKSKQLYVKLYPENSSLTRENPPIASFNIKVVFPLTPNRQTLIHPAISDKRLRNNNDFVWAIDTLLTGRFIIDLEFLDLKILTPSGDKTTSIWTDQQANKNRGAATLNSFSRMLTEGVHTDIRINVTDNLIDRSIGAHRAVLATRSPVFRSMFSHDLKEKELSIIDISDMSFAACQAFLNYIYGNFRSDEFLVHRVALLRAADKYDISDLKEVCEESLADDIDTGNVLERLQVAHLHHLPKLKSSCLIYLVKFGKLYEITEDINVFMQNGDRELIVEVFKEVLAAWNGL